ATTCTCAAGGTGGAAAAGAAAGTAAAAGAAAAGGCTTCTTACCTGGTGTGCATAAAATGAAGCcacctctttgtgcccttgttTGTAAGCTGCAGCAGCTTTGGAAAAGCACTCAATTTGCCGACTTCTCTGCAGAGTGGCTTCACACCTGAAGTCCTTATACTCAGGATCCTCAATGTCCTGAAACCTCTGGGATTGGGTCACGTCAGATTCCAGAAGTTTCTTaatcatgcaaaataaagtcaaaTGAATGTAGTAAGTACTTCACTCTATTGCTGATAGCTGTAAGCGCCAAGGACTCCAAAACATTTGTTCGTACAATGCATCTATTTGGCTTTGGTTTGCAAATATCAGTTACCTTTTCACGCTCTTTACTGGGAGTTCTGTGATGGTCAGATTGAGGCAGTTCCGGAGCTACGACGGTCTTGACAGGCCCCTGGTCTAGTAAAGAGTTCAAAAAGAGCTCTGTCTGGGTGAGGCAGCAGCTGAAAGATGTATTAAACAAGAAAGCCAATTATCCATTGTAAAGAATTTCCTTAGTGTTTTATAGTTGATGCAAATAGAATCAAGTGACAAAGGTGGATACAAGTCTAATCAACATTAGAGTCTTACTTATGATCCCTAAAAATATCCTGAAGAAAATGTCTGTCAATGGAAGGGAAGCGAGAGTAGAGCTGATCCTCTTTTAGTATGGAGGACCCATCACGCCTGTTCATGTTTGCACGATTTTGCCTTGCCTGAAACAAATTGGGTCAGATGCAACCGAGGAAAATCAATGAGAAGTGTAGTAAATTTACATTGTATTACCTTTAACACATTCTCCTGCATCGCTCGTTCCTCTTCCATAATGTCCCGCAGAGACACGCATGGTAGGGGGTAAGTCCAGTGATCCATTATTGGCATGGCTGGATCTTTGCCACTGAGAAAATGTGAGGATGTTTTGCCCATCTGAGCTTCATGTCGTGGTCCTGCGGCTACAGTAATGAAGTTGTAAAATATGTTAGATATCACTTAAAATACATATCACCAAGTTCACCATGAGATTGGTAATTGTTGGTCTTATCAAAGGAAGTTGGCACATTAGTAACAGATGCGTAACTTACCATCCAGAAGTAACTGGTAGGAGAGAGTTGCTTGTTTCCGCTGTTCCTGTAAAAACAACAGGTTTAGATCCACTCAGCTAGGATGAAAATCATCTTCTTAAAAACTAACGACGCATAGATGTGTTTGTACATAAATAGGTAAAGGACATCGATTGGACTCTATCTATCTCACGAGTGGATTGACTCCAATTAGCTATAAGTGAATCTCTAACATAGAACTTCAGACTCTTCCCCAATGTTAACACATCGGTTATTTGACCTGGTTTGTATGATTCACCTGGATAGTTTCTTTCCACTTCTGGTGGAGCAGTTTAGCCATGTTCATGTCCATCTGCACTGCATATTCTTCTGAGGAGCATGTACCTAAGAAATGTGGGCAAATACTcatcataaatgaataaaattggcttccattgataaTCTAGGTCAAAGATCAGCGTAAAATGAGTAGTTGCCTTTGTTACCTGGTTCGATTCCCACAGGGCCAAACAATTCAGTCAGTTGCAGGGCCAGTTCAACAGAGAGCTTTAGCTCCACAGTCTGAATGTTTACACCTTGACTGCTTTTCTTTCCAGTAGTCCTATGATCCTTTTGCTTTTGTTCTCTCTCCAGCTCTTCCAGCTCAGCCTCCAACAGTCGGTGGATCTCTTCCAAACTTGCAATCTCCTCTGGAGTTGTAGAACTTGAGTCCTCGATTATTACATTTTGTTCAATGTCACCAGGTTTTTCCAAAGTAGACATGCTAAGACTAGTTGAGACGATGTATGAATTTGTATCTGGCTCCCTTCTTGTTTCAATAGGAGATGCCTCAGCTCCAAAACATAGTGGCTCATTATCGGAGGACATTGGACATTGTTGAAGCTCTTTGCCAACGGTAGTCTGTCCTACATCAGGAATTTCATCTCCCAACTTGGTGTCCAAGGCTGttgctaaaattatattgctctgCTCAACTGTTACATTTTGCTCCTCTAGCATTTCCTCTATTACATCTTCATCTCTATAGAACCTTTCTCCAGAGTCTAATAAGAGGTTGGTTGTCCATTCCAAGTCTTGGTGGCATTTGTCATACAAGTCCTCTAATGTATCCaaaccaattaatttaaaatggcgACTGAGTATGTTCAGACTCTCAAGACGACTTCGAGCTGCTCCCAATTCATTATCCTCCACCTGTGTGCTCTTCTCATGTACCACACGATATGGGACTGTATTTTGAGTAGATGGGTTAACTGCAACCGCAGCAGAAACTGCAGCTGCAACCTCTGGCACAAATCGTGAGGACACACCACATAGGATTGCGATGTCACTGGAGTAGCTGGATGCAACGATTGGATTTTTTGATGAGCCATCTTGATGATTAAGACGCCAAAGAAGGGCAAAGTCCTGAGGTTCCGTCTGAGTGTGAAAACATTTATCTGTAGAGATGTTTGAGTCAGTTTGCAGATGGGGTTCATTCATCTTGGTGCCCAAGCCTGATCTAGGATGGAGGCTTGTGTCACAGTCAGTACGTGTAGTAATGCTACTCTGATCATTGTCAAAAATTTGCGATGTGGTATTGGGACTTTCATGTGATTTGCCAGAAGGTGCAAGACAGTTCTGAGTGAAGGTGAGGGCGAGCTTGCACTGTTTCGATGATCTTCGAGCCTGACGCTGCTTTCTTTCTGGACAATGTTCATTGAGAACATGACTATCTGGTGCTACAGGCTCTCCACAAAAAGGACCTTGGCAAATATCAACAGATGGTCTGCTATCAAGATGTGCTGCCACCTCATTGGTTGCCAGCTCTGCAGCACACTCAATGCCAGAGCTTTCTTGCAGCTTTGCATTTTCAGATGTAACACTTGTCTGGTTATCAGCAACGgcatttgattgtttttcacAACCAATGTCTAAAAGTGATgctgtactttttttattttcattatttaaaatatcACTGGTAAGGGCAGCTGTTTTCCAATCTAAAACACAATCTGGTAAATCACCTCTGCCACTGTTTTCTAATGTTGTGCTCTGTTCTTCTTCCTCACTCTTAGACCTACAGCTAAGGAATTCTTCAATATTGTCATTATTCTCTAAATTCTGCCCTTGGCAATGAGAAACAggtgatgaagaagaagaaccgGAATAGCAAGTGACTACACCAGTCTGAAGGAGATCAAGAAGTTTCTGGAACTCAGTAAGATTATCTCCAGACTGCATTTTACCTGTGTCATTGTTGACTTCTTTAGACAATGCTGTGAGTTCACTTTCAACACCGTTTTTataactttctttttttcttacttgcCGCTGCTCAAGGGGCCCATCAGAGGGCCAATCACCGACAAAAGGTAGCTCTGCTGATACCTCTGCCTCTTGTCCAGCAAGCACTGGTGCCGCTTCTACGAGTACCTGTTCTGTCTCAATTGACAAGCCTTCTGTCGGTGTTATATGTTTCTCCAAATctgttttggctgttttttctCTTGGTACCCTTTGTTTGATAGATTCAGAGAACGCCACAGGGACTTTATTGCTCAGGTGGTCTTCATTCATCACTAATTCAACAATACAATCAGGTACCCCAATCTGTCCACCAGTTTGGCCTGAAGCCTCCAACTCACTATCATCATCCATGTTGGTGTGTTCTGTGGtattttgttgtgttgactggAAATCAAGCAAATTTCTTGATTTGCAGTCATCATATTCCAACTTGTGTGCCTCATTAGGATAAACAAGAGATGACACATCAGGAAGAGAAGAAAAGAGATGAGGTTGGCAATGCTTAAGTTGGTCCATCACTGCAGGTTCACTGACAAGGTCAGGACATTTTGCTTCAGGAGTCACAGACCTATGGAGCAGAAGATAAGAATATGATCTCTACATTGACTTCCAATCCTAATTGGGAtaacgcggttcagaaaatgaaatgagatgagacatttttGGCAAGACTATTAATATGATCAGctgtaaaaaaaggacaatCTGTGATATGGTACAGAAAATTGTGACGCTGGTTTTCCAATTGAGACTTACTGTATCCCTCTATTCTCCATTTGAAGGTGCTGTTTCCACTCAGGCATGTGTGCCCCCATGATGGACTTAACTGTTACAAAGCGTTCGTAGTTATCAAGCATGCGCCGAATCGTTTCCACAGAAAGACCATGTTTGCTACGTCTGCACAGGTACACAGGCCCCAAAAAATGTTATAGTACATATTTGTTTTGACCTGTAATATTTTGGCAATATTTAAGGAACATTTCTATTTTGACATAATTCCTATTTTTGCTCACCTCTTTAGCTCTCTAGGCTTATTCTTCCACCAAGTGTCTGTTTCACGAAAAAGCACTTTGTAGTTATGTTTCAATGCctttgaatgggaaaaaaatacaatattgatGGCAACAAGAAATCATCATTTTACTAAAGAGGTTGAAAGCAGTGAGCTGACCTGGGCTACATAGGGCTTCATTTCCCAGCCCTGCATGTTTGTATTGTCAATTATGATGGGGTAGACACCTCTCTCAAAAGCTTCTTTTGCTATTGGGTGGGGGGTACAATGACAGATAGAGTACTTGAGGCATGTCTCGTAATTACAATTGCATTTACCTACCTTGCTTGTGGTTCCATTCGTGAGCTTCCCCCAGAGAAGCAGGATCAAAATGATAGTGTCCTTGATGAGTGAAGTAGTCATCAGTGCTCAGAGCAACCCCATTTGGGTTATGTTGAAGAAAAGATCTGCAGAAATGAATAGACATGGTGGGAATATTCCTCAAGACCATTAACAAAGAACACATTTTTCAATACAACATAACCTATATGTCTCAGAAATTCAAAGCAAATTCAATCAGGCTATCTGGGCTTCTCTTTCAAATAAGAAATCACTTGAGCATAGCAACCAACCACTATAAAATGAAATCTGGTGGCCGTCTAATACAAATGTCTACTACTGTTAGTGATATTCTTAATTTCATACCGAGCCAAAGTGGACTTCCCACATCCAGGTGGCCCACGAAGCAACACGAGAACCTTTCCTTCCAAATGAAGCCAGCTAGTTCGAGCAGTCGCAATTCCACCAGGATTATGAGCAGCCACAGCCCAGGACTTGGGAATCATTGCAGGATATCTAAGAGGTGCTTGACAAACATGTCCATGCCCTCCCCAGGGGGATGGATGTGGAACTAGTGGATGTG
This region of Stigmatopora nigra isolate UIUO_SnigA chromosome 6, RoL_Snig_1.1, whole genome shotgun sequence genomic DNA includes:
- the n4bp2 gene encoding NEDD4-binding protein 2 isoform X1; translated protein: MPRKKKSEQSPNRIPGGAISGDNLGRGPLQGYNVALMPNLSSKKTDPDREKIMQNMREIFSLLDPEVILMVLSEFDFKVENAMDSLSELSIAAERAASVPSSVSGFESTAAALLGPQHVSQSAQDSNSLEMSEQLSSPLSTSVVTEDLDFQLDQGLQNLSAQKGDFPKSQHLSAGMAPNFFPPQQFLDQGYPELRQGSAGRPGLEGALWHSGDPSSFDLLKTLDSGSEDNKLLTDLKHQMTQEHPYRPKPPLDLGASGRPSAFQMYKKNEPTQIHLEQTGVMPFENMPGRIGSQANTASWNLRSHAIAPHLHGKQGPCFITPIAPSHPLVPHPSPWGGHGHVCQAPLRYPAMIPKSWAVAAHNPGGIATARTSWLHLEGKVLVLLRGPPGCGKSTLARSFLQHNPNGVALSTDDYFTHQGHYHFDPASLGEAHEWNHKQAKEAFERGVYPIIIDNTNMQGWEMKPYVAQALKHNYKVLFRETDTWWKNKPRELKRRSKHGLSVETIRRMLDNYERFVTVKSIMGAHMPEWKQHLQMENRGIQSVTPEAKCPDLVSEPAVMDQLKHCQPHLFSSLPDVSSLVYPNEAHKLEYDDCKSRNLLDFQSTQQNTTEHTNMDDDSELEASGQTGGQIGVPDCIVELVMNEDHLSNKVPVAFSESIKQRVPREKTAKTDLEKHITPTEGLSIETEQVLVEAAPVLAGQEAEVSAELPFVGDWPSDGPLEQRQVRKKESYKNGVESELTALSKEVNNDTGKMQSGDNLTEFQKLLDLLQTGVVTCYSGSSSSSPVSHCQGQNLENNDNIEEFLSCRSKSEEEEQSTTLENSGRGDLPDCVLDWKTAALTSDILNNENKKSTASLLDIGCEKQSNAVADNQTSVTSENAKLQESSGIECAAELATNEVAAHLDSRPSVDICQGPFCGEPVAPDSHVLNEHCPERKQRQARRSSKQCKLALTFTQNCLAPSGKSHESPNTTSQIFDNDQSSITTRTDCDTSLHPRSGLGTKMNEPHLQTDSNISTDKCFHTQTEPQDFALLWRLNHQDGSSKNPIVASSYSSDIAILCGVSSRFVPEVAAAVSAAVAVNPSTQNTVPYRVVHEKSTQVEDNELGAARSRLESLNILSRHFKLIGLDTLEDLYDKCHQDLEWTTNLLLDSGERFYRDEDVIEEMLEEQNVTVEQSNIILATALDTKLGDEIPDVGQTTVGKELQQCPMSSDNEPLCFGAEASPIETRREPDTNSYIVSTSLSMSTLEKPGDIEQNVIIEDSSSTTPEEIASLEEIHRLLEAELEELEREQKQKDHRTTGKKSSQGVNIQTVELKLSVELALQLTELFGPVGIEPGTCSSEEYAVQMDMNMAKLLHQKWKETIQEQRKQATLSYQLLLDAAGPRHEAQMGKTSSHFLSGKDPAMPIMDHWTYPLPCVSLRDIMEEERAMQENVLKARQNRANMNRRDGSSILKEDQLYSRFPSIDRHFLQDIFRDHNCCLTQTELFLNSLLDQGPVKTVVAPELPQSDHHRTPSKEREKKLLESDVTQSQRFQDIEDPEYKDFRCEATLQRSRQIECFSKAAAAYKQGHKEVASFYAHQGHLHGQQMHEANHRAAAQIFERVNSSLLPKNILDLHGLHVNEALDHLRHILRDKSADCVQGLCRPQLCVITGRGNHSQGGVARIRPAVIKYLNNNDYRYTEPKLGLVLVSLK
- the n4bp2 gene encoding NEDD4-binding protein 2 isoform X2, coding for MDSLSELSIAAERAASVPSSVSGFESTAAALLGPQHVSQSAQDSNSLEMSEQLSSPLSTSVVTEDLDFQLDQGLQNLSAQKGDFPKSQHLSAGMAPNFFPPQQFLDQGYPELRQGSAGRPGLEGALWHSGDPSSFDLLKTLDSGSEDNKLLTDLKHQMTQEHPYRPKPPLDLGASGRPSAFQMYKKNEPTQIHLEQTGVMPFENMPGRIGSQANTASWNLRSHAIAPHLHGKQGPCFITPIAPSHPLVPHPSPWGGHGHVCQAPLRYPAMIPKSWAVAAHNPGGIATARTSWLHLEGKVLVLLRGPPGCGKSTLARSFLQHNPNGVALSTDDYFTHQGHYHFDPASLGEAHEWNHKQAKEAFERGVYPIIIDNTNMQGWEMKPYVAQALKHNYKVLFRETDTWWKNKPRELKRRSKHGLSVETIRRMLDNYERFVTVKSIMGAHMPEWKQHLQMENRGIQSVTPEAKCPDLVSEPAVMDQLKHCQPHLFSSLPDVSSLVYPNEAHKLEYDDCKSRNLLDFQSTQQNTTEHTNMDDDSELEASGQTGGQIGVPDCIVELVMNEDHLSNKVPVAFSESIKQRVPREKTAKTDLEKHITPTEGLSIETEQVLVEAAPVLAGQEAEVSAELPFVGDWPSDGPLEQRQVRKKESYKNGVESELTALSKEVNNDTGKMQSGDNLTEFQKLLDLLQTGVVTCYSGSSSSSPVSHCQGQNLENNDNIEEFLSCRSKSEEEEQSTTLENSGRGDLPDCVLDWKTAALTSDILNNENKKSTASLLDIGCEKQSNAVADNQTSVTSENAKLQESSGIECAAELATNEVAAHLDSRPSVDICQGPFCGEPVAPDSHVLNEHCPERKQRQARRSSKQCKLALTFTQNCLAPSGKSHESPNTTSQIFDNDQSSITTRTDCDTSLHPRSGLGTKMNEPHLQTDSNISTDKCFHTQTEPQDFALLWRLNHQDGSSKNPIVASSYSSDIAILCGVSSRFVPEVAAAVSAAVAVNPSTQNTVPYRVVHEKSTQVEDNELGAARSRLESLNILSRHFKLIGLDTLEDLYDKCHQDLEWTTNLLLDSGERFYRDEDVIEEMLEEQNVTVEQSNIILATALDTKLGDEIPDVGQTTVGKELQQCPMSSDNEPLCFGAEASPIETRREPDTNSYIVSTSLSMSTLEKPGDIEQNVIIEDSSSTTPEEIASLEEIHRLLEAELEELEREQKQKDHRTTGKKSSQGVNIQTVELKLSVELALQLTELFGPVGIEPGTCSSEEYAVQMDMNMAKLLHQKWKETIQEQRKQATLSYQLLLDAAGPRHEAQMGKTSSHFLSGKDPAMPIMDHWTYPLPCVSLRDIMEEERAMQENVLKARQNRANMNRRDGSSILKEDQLYSRFPSIDRHFLQDIFRDHNCCLTQTELFLNSLLDQGPVKTVVAPELPQSDHHRTPSKEREKKLLESDVTQSQRFQDIEDPEYKDFRCEATLQRSRQIECFSKAAAAYKQGHKEVASFYAHQGHLHGQQMHEANHRAAAQIFERVNSSLLPKNILDLHGLHVNEALDHLRHILRDKSADCVQGLCRPQLCVITGRGNHSQGGVARIRPAVIKYLNNNDYRYTEPKLGLVLVSLK